Proteins from one Oryzomonas sagensis genomic window:
- the larE gene encoding ATP-dependent sacrificial sulfur transferase LarE encodes MPEDKKYRSLLRDLQQMGKVVVAFSGGVDSTFLLHAAREALGTNVLAVTLATPYIPRSELAEAKALADSLGVRHRVVVEPFPEAIRNNPPDHCYLCKHHLFSALLAMAAEERIDHVLEGTNSDDLQDFRPGLRALRELGVESPLLKAGLAKDDIRRLSRSLGLSVWDKPAKACLLSRIPVDTRVEDAELRRIEEGEEFLARIGFPSVRLRSHGEIARIEVPLEEITALIAAARQHGVDDRLKALGYRHVTVDLAGYRRGSLNRGPDTAS; translated from the coding sequence ATGCCAGAGGATAAGAAATACCGGAGCCTTCTCCGGGATCTACAGCAGATGGGCAAAGTCGTTGTGGCCTTCTCGGGCGGCGTTGACAGCACCTTCCTGCTTCATGCCGCCCGCGAGGCTTTGGGAACGAATGTTTTGGCCGTGACCCTGGCGACCCCGTACATCCCCCGGAGCGAGCTTGCAGAAGCCAAGGCCCTGGCGGACTCCCTCGGGGTTCGCCACCGGGTGGTCGTCGAACCTTTCCCGGAGGCTATCCGGAACAATCCGCCGGATCACTGTTACCTCTGCAAGCACCACCTCTTTTCGGCTCTGCTGGCGATGGCGGCCGAGGAGAGGATCGACCATGTCCTGGAGGGGACCAATTCCGACGACCTGCAGGACTTTCGCCCTGGTCTCCGGGCTCTTCGGGAGCTCGGGGTCGAGAGCCCGCTTTTGAAGGCGGGCCTGGCCAAGGACGATATCCGCCGCCTGTCCAGAAGTCTCGGACTTTCGGTATGGGACAAACCGGCCAAGGCTTGCCTTCTGTCAAGAATTCCCGTTGACACACGGGTGGAGGACGCGGAGTTGCGCCGCATCGAAGAGGGGGAAGAGTTCCTGGCCCGGATCGGGTTTCCTTCGGTCCGGCTCCGGAGTCATGGCGAGATCGCCCGGATCGAAGTGCCCTTGGAAGAAATCACCGCCCTGATTGCCGCCGCCCGGCAGCACGGCGTCGACGACAGGCTGAAAGCTCTGGGATACCGCCATGTGACCGTCGATCTGGCCGGCTACCGCAGGGGAAGCCTGAACCGGGGGCCGGACACGGCAAGCTGA